A single genomic interval of Apteryx mantelli isolate bAptMan1 chromosome 19, bAptMan1.hap1, whole genome shotgun sequence harbors:
- the MYADML2 gene encoding myeloid-associated differentiation marker-like protein 2, producing the protein MMESAGGPYLNTAAVTSPVGIARLLQMTFGCTTFSLVAHQGGFSAAYGTFCMFVWTFCFAITVFIITCEFTHLHSCLRISWGNFTAAFAMLATLMSVTAAVIYPLYFVQLGCYPIGCEVRDFRIAASVFAGLLFIAYAVEVFLTRAKPGQVTSYMATVSGLLKIVQAFVACIIFGALVNDSQYSKYVATQWCVAVFSFCFVMTVVVVAFSVTGKTATLWFPFERSVVVYTFVAVLLYVSAAVIWPVFCFDSKYGSPQRPALCAKGRCPWDSQLVIAIFTYVNLLLYVMDLAYSQRIRFVSHL; encoded by the coding sequence atgatggagagcgcaGGAGGACCATATCTGAACACGGCTGCAGTGACATCCCCGGTGGGAATAGCTCGTTTACTGCAGATGACGTTTGGATGCACCACATTCAGCCTGGTAGCCCACCAAGGGGGATTCAGCGCCGCCTATGGCACTTTCTGCATGTTTGTCTGGACCTTCTGTTTCGCCATCACTGTCTTTATCATAACCTGCGAATTCACGCACCTGCATAGCTGCCTGCGCATCTCCTGGGGAAACTTCACTGCTGCTTTCGCCATGCTGGCTACGCTCATGTCCGTCACGGCCGCGGTGATATACCCGCTCTACTTCGTCCAGCTCGGTTGTTATCCCATTGGCTGTGAGGTGAGGGATTTTCGCATAGCAGCCAGCGTCTTTGCGGGCCTCCTGTTCATTGCGTATGCCGTGGAGGTGTTCTTAACCAGGGCAAAGCCAGGACAAGTCACCAGCTACATGGCCACGGTCTCTGGCCTCCTGAAAATCGTGCAGGCCTTTGTGGCCTGCATCATCTTCGGGGCGCTGGTGAATGACAGCCAGTACAGCAAGTATGTGGCGACGCAGTGGTGCGTGGCTGTCTTCAGCTTTTGCTTTGTGAtgacggtggtggtggtggccttcAGTGTTACAGGTAAGACGGCCACGCTGTGGTTTCCCTTCGAGCGCTCTGTGGTGGTTTACACCTTCGTGGCCGTCCTGCTGTACGTGAGCGCGGCGGTCATCTGGCCGGTGTTCTGCTTCGACAGCAAGTAcggctccccgcagcgccccgcgctcTGCGCCAAGGGCaggtgcccctgggacagccagctGGTGATTGCCATCTTCACCTACGTGAACCTGCTGCTCTATGTCATGGACCTGGCCTACTCTCAGCGCATCCGCTTTGTCTCCCACCTGTAA